In a single window of the Patescibacteria group bacterium genome:
- a CDS encoding DUF5652 family protein: MNYFQIIAQQYAIPPVLLAVLLAWSIVWKLWALWRAARLGQKWWFIILFFINTVGILEIIYLFVVSKKMLKENNDEISSSN; the protein is encoded by the coding sequence ATGAATTACTTTCAAATTATCGCTCAACAATATGCCATCCCACCTGTTTTATTAGCCGTTCTTTTAGCTTGGAGTATTGTTTGGAAACTTTGGGCTTTGTGGCGTGCTGCTCGGTTGGGCCAAAAATGGTGGTTTATTATTCTCTTTTTTATTAATACCGTTGGCATTTTGGAAATTATTTATCTTTTTGTTGTAAGTAAAAAGATGCTAAAAGAAAATAACGACGAAATTTCATCTTCAAACTAA